In Candidatus Kaelpia aquatica, the DNA window GGGGTCCTCATTAATAGCGTTAAACATTTTTTTAAGTATAGAAAATAAGGCCTTTAACATTCATATCTTAAATCCAGGAATTTATAAGAACAGATTTAAGCTATCTCTTGTTCCAGAGCATGATAAGGTGGAAGGAGACAATGTTTTTTATTACCGAGGGGCACTTGCTGAAAAAACAGAATTAGAAAAAAACGATGCAAAACAATATCTTGAAAAGTTGAACCTAGACCCAGATGCTCTAAAAGTAGCAGTTCTTATAGGTAGCAATTCTGGTAGATTGAATATGTTTGAGGATGTTAAAAGATTAATGTCTCGCATTGATTATTTAAGCAAAAATAAGAGTATAAATCTTTTAGTAACTACTTCAAGAAGAACATCTAAAGCGCTAGAAGTTTTTTTAAAAGATTATCTCTCTTCAAAAAGCTATCTCAAATCTCTTGTTATAGCTAATGAGTATAATCCGTCTGGAGCATACAATGCTATGCTTGATGTTTCTGATCTAGCCTTTGTAAGTGCAGATAGCATATCGATGATATCAGAGTCTTTGGCTTTTGCGAAGAAAACAGCAGTCTTTGCAGGCGCTAATATTAAAAGAAAGAATCAACGTTTAATCCAGAGATTAAAAAAAGAAGGTTACATCGATTTTGTGGAATCTCAAGATCTAGAGAGCATTGATTTAGACTGTTATAATAATGAAGAGACAAAAAGTTTAGATAATAACGCCAAGATAGATAGTGTTTTAGAAGGAATATTATGAGAGTACTACAGATTTTACCAGAGTTAAACCTCGGGGGGGTTGAAAAAGGCACTGTTGAGTTAGCCAAGCACCTTGCTCTTAATGGCCATTACCCCATAGTTATCTCTAATGGAGGAAAACTAGAGAGAGAGCTGCAAGAGTTTGGAGTTAAGCATTATAAATTACCTGTAGATAAGAAATCCTTAAGTACACTCTTTCTTTTGCCTAAGATAGTTAAAATTTTAAAGAAAGAGCAGGTAGATATTATTCATGCAAGATCACGTGTTCCTGCCATTATTGGTTATCTTGCTTTCAAGCAATACTTTGCTGAGGTCAGCATTGCACGGCTATTAACACATGTCCCCTCATTTATTACAACTGCACATGGTTATTATAGTACTCATGTTCTAAGCCGCATAATGGCAAAGGGCAAGATTGTCATATCTCCAAGCAAGGTAATAGCTAAGCATATGGTAGAGAGCTTTAATGTCCCTCTAGATAGAATAAGATTGATACCCAGAGGAGTTAATGTATCCGACTATGATTTTATTCTCCCAACAGATAAAGATTGGCAGCATCCAGTCTTTGCAATAATTGCAAGACTTACTCCAATAAAAGGCCATGTTGAATTTATTAAAGCTTTTAGAGAGGTTCTGCATTATAAGCCTTTTGCCAAGGCTTGGATTATTGGTGCCCCTTCTCCGGGTAAGGAAGGTTATTTAAAAGAGCTAGAGCTTTTAATCAAAAGGTTCGGCCTTAAGAATGCAGTTGATTTTTTAGGCCGAAGGTATGATATCCCAGCTTTACTTAAAAAGGTAAATGTAGTTGTGCAGCCTTCTAGAATACCAGAATCTTTTGGCCGAGTTATAATAGAAGCTCAAGCAGCTGGAACAATTGTTGTTGCTAGCTCGCTTGGAGGCTATAAAGAGATAATAGAGGATAACAAAACCGGATTTCTTGTCCCGGCTCAAGATGCAAAATCGCTTGCAAAGTGCTTAATAAAAATAGCGAAGAGTCGCAATGGTTGTGATGAAATGGCTAAGGTAGCCAGAGAAAAGGTAGAAAACAATTATAGCTTGGACAAGGTTAACAGAGGCATAGTCGATGTTTATGCAGAAGCAATTAAAAGTCTTACTATACTGATCATTAAATTCGGAGCCTTAGGAGACGCAATACTCTCTATTCCAAGTATTAAAGCTTTGCGTAAGAAATTTCCAAATGCAAAGCTATGTCTTCTCACAACATCCGCAGTGGCTGATATTTTTAAAGATTGCCCTTATATGGATAAGCTGTTGATATACCCTAGTACATATTTTAAATACTGCGGTTTATTTCGCTGCATCAAAAACATCAGAAAAATAAATCCTGATATCTCTGTCGACCTACAGCACAACAAGCTCTCTCGGCTTATTGCATTTTTTTCAGGAATATATCAAAGGTATGGCTTCTCTAATTCTAAATTATCTTTTCTGCTCAATAAAGCGCAGAGGCTGCCTAAGATGCCTCTGCTTCCTGTTGAACATCAAGAGCATCTTTTATCTAAGCTCGGAATAAGAGAATTAGATAAAGAGTTAGAACTTTGGGTCGACAAGGATGCCTTGGGCAACATAGATAATTTTTTACAAGCACATTGGATAAGTAAGAAGCAGCCTTTGGTTGCGATAAATATTGCAGCTAGCAGCAGGTGGTCTTCTAAGAGATGGTCTCTTGGCAAAGTAATTGCTTTAATTGATGAGCTTGGATCTCGCAATATAAGATCTGTAATAACAGGTTCTACTTCAGATAGAGAGGCAGCGTTGCAGATTATGAAAAACTGTAAAAATAAACCTATTGATGCGGTTGGCAAAACAGAGCTGCTTTCTTTGATAGCATTAATAAAAAGATGTAACCTTCTTCTTACTCCTGATAGTGCACCTTTACATATCGCTGCCGCTGTTAAAACTCCAGTCCTCGGCCTTTTTGGCCCTACCGATCCTCGCAAGCACTTACCTTCGGGTGAAGAGGTTCATTTTATTTGGAAAAAGGATTTTTGTACCCCCTGCTATAAGTCTAAATGTCACCGTAATCCGACCTGTATGCAGTCTATTACTGTTCAGGAAGTGATGGATAGAATCCTAAAGATTTTAGGGTAATACAGCTATTGCTTTATTTAAGATGATAGAGCCTGTTTAACTACTTGCATTACTCTCTCAGGACTGATGGAATCTATACAGCTGTAGTTAGTGCAATTAAAGTTATAACAGGGTAGACTACAATCTTTATGTCTCTCCCCTTGGAGTACTTGGTATTTGCCGCTCAAAGGTCCAGTCAACCTTGGATCCGTAGCGCCGTATAGTCCGACACAGAAAGGGATCTTGTATTTTTGAATTCCTGAGAGAGGCTTTAAGGCGCATCCAATATGAAGAGGACCTGAATCTCCAGATATTAAGATATCTGAGAATAGAAGAGCCCCTCCCAATGTTCCTAATGTTGTTAATCCTGTAAGGTTAATAATATTATTATGATTAGATGAAAAGGCTTGTTCAATTTCACAACCCAGATGTATTTCTTGCTCATTGCCTATGATAACGATCTTTATTTGAGAGTTATAGTTAAAAGCAATCCGGATAAATTCAATGTAGCTTTTTATCGGCCACTGTTTAGGTGCCCAGTTAGCTCCGGGGTGAATGGTGATTATTTTATCAGCAAGCGGATTAATATTCCTTGCCTCCAAGAGAGCAGAAGCTTCCTTGAATTCTTTAGGAGCTACATAGAAGTCATACTCTAAACCACATTCTTTATATCCTAAGGCTTCTGCCAAATTTAAAAAATATTGGGCTTTGTGTAAACTATCTTTCGCTACCGCTGTAATTTTATCTGTTAAAAGCAGAGAGGTTTTTTTTCTATGGTAGCCTGCTCGTTCTGGTACTCGGGAAAAGACAGTTAGGGATAATTTAGTCAATGATCTATGCAGGAAGATTGCTTTTTGGAACCCGCCTCTATGGATATAGCGTATTGTTTCTATTTTTGCATTCAATCCTTTATGGCTGTTGCGTTCATCAAACTCTATGATTTCTTCTATTAGCGGATTGTGTTCCAACATTCTCTTGCATCTGCCAGGAAGCATAGTTGCTAAATATACTTGTTTTTCTCCCCCATGTTTGATTGCTCTTAAAGCAGGTATAGAAAATAGAACATCTCCTAACCAATTAGAATTAACTACTAATATTTTATCCATCTATCCTTTTAAAGTCTCTTTATATACGTCTAAAGTAGCTTCAACAGTCTTTTTTATATCATAGTTTTTCGTTGCTATGTTCTGAGCCCTTCTGCTCAGTAGTTCCCGTTTTTTACTATCATAATAGAGTATCTCTACTGCTGCTGTGAATTTTGCTATATCTAAAGGGGGGATCAATATTCCACAATCACCGTTATTTAAAATTTGAGTTATTTGCGAGACTGAACTGGCAATTATTGCTATCTCCATAGCCATAGCTTCTAAGAGTACTAAACCGAAAGGTTCTTCGCGAGGGGTGAAACAGAAGATATCCATACAGCGAAGAGCTGGTCGAATATCTTTTACCCCTGATATAAAGATTGCATGATCAGACAAACCATAGCTGGATATTTTAGCCTCCAACTCTCTCTTGTATGAGCCTTCTCCGACTAAAAGGAGTCTTAATTCCGGCATCTTTGGTCTTAATACATTTAAACCTTCAATCAATAATTCTTGTCCCTTTATCTTCTCTAGTCTTGAGATGTTTCCCAAGATAAAACTTTTTTCAGGAAGCCCTAGTTGTTCACGGGCCTGCTCTTTTGTTTGTGAGTATGATGAAAAATTTTTACAGTCTACCCCGTTGTATATCGTGTTTATTTTTATAGCAGGAATTTTTAACCAGCTGGTTAGGCGGTGAGTCGTCTGATCGCTTACTGCAATAGCTTTTCTTCCAACAAAAGGGAACAACTTGCGACTTAATCTGTTTTTGTAAATCCCATGTACTGTACTTATTTGAGGTATATTTAGTTTTTTAGATAACCAATAACCTAACACTGAAGCAGTGCGAGTATGAGTATGGATTAGATCCAGTTCTTCTTTCTTAAAATAGTTTTTAAGTACTCTGAGACTTTTAAAGATTTCTGCACTCAGTATGGATTTAGTCTTTA includes these proteins:
- a CDS encoding glycosyltransferase family 4 protein codes for the protein MKILIITKHLNLGGITRHILDLTSGLTSRGISVYIASTGGVLLKEIEAAGAKHIFIPLKTKSILSAEIFKSLRVLKNYFKKEELDLIHTHTRTASVLGYWLSKKLNIPQISTVHGIYKNRLSRKLFPFVGRKAIAVSDQTTHRLTSWLKIPAIKINTIYNGVDCKNFSSYSQTKEQAREQLGLPEKSFILGNISRLEKIKGQELLIEGLNVLRPKMPELRLLLVGEGSYKRELEAKISSYGLSDHAIFISGVKDIRPALRCMDIFCFTPREEPFGLVLLEAMAMEIAIIASSVSQITQILNNGDCGILIPPLDIAKFTAAVEILYYDSKKRELLSRRAQNIATKNYDIKKTVEATLDVYKETLKG
- a CDS encoding glycosyltransferase family 9 protein — protein: MDKILVVNSNWLGDVLFSIPALRAIKHGGEKQVYLATMLPGRCKRMLEHNPLIEEIIEFDERNSHKGLNAKIETIRYIHRGGFQKAIFLHRSLTKLSLTVFSRVPERAGYHRKKTSLLLTDKITAVAKDSLHKAQYFLNLAEALGYKECGLEYDFYVAPKEFKEASALLEARNINPLADKIITIHPGANWAPKQWPIKSYIEFIRIAFNYNSQIKIVIIGNEQEIHLGCEIEQAFSSNHNNIINLTGLTTLGTLGGALLFSDILISGDSGPLHIGCALKPLSGIQKYKIPFCVGLYGATDPRLTGPLSGKYQVLQGERHKDCSLPCYNFNCTNYSCIDSISPERVMQVVKQALSS
- a CDS encoding glycosyltransferase, whose protein sequence is MRVLQILPELNLGGVEKGTVELAKHLALNGHYPIVISNGGKLERELQEFGVKHYKLPVDKKSLSTLFLLPKIVKILKKEQVDIIHARSRVPAIIGYLAFKQYFAEVSIARLLTHVPSFITTAHGYYSTHVLSRIMAKGKIVISPSKVIAKHMVESFNVPLDRIRLIPRGVNVSDYDFILPTDKDWQHPVFAIIARLTPIKGHVEFIKAFREVLHYKPFAKAWIIGAPSPGKEGYLKELELLIKRFGLKNAVDFLGRRYDIPALLKKVNVVVQPSRIPESFGRVIIEAQAAGTIVVASSLGGYKEIIEDNKTGFLVPAQDAKSLAKCLIKIAKSRNGCDEMAKVAREKVENNYSLDKVNRGIVDVYAEAIKSLTILIIKFGALGDAILSIPSIKALRKKFPNAKLCLLTTSAVADIFKDCPYMDKLLIYPSTYFKYCGLFRCIKNIRKINPDISVDLQHNKLSRLIAFFSGIYQRYGFSNSKLSFLLNKAQRLPKMPLLPVEHQEHLLSKLGIRELDKELELWVDKDALGNIDNFLQAHWISKKQPLVAINIAASSRWSSKRWSLGKVIALIDELGSRNIRSVITGSTSDREAALQIMKNCKNKPIDAVGKTELLSLIALIKRCNLLLTPDSAPLHIAAAVKTPVLGLFGPTDPRKHLPSGEEVHFIWKKDFCTPCYKSKCHRNPTCMQSITVQEVMDRILKILG